In Equus przewalskii isolate Varuska chromosome 6, EquPr2, whole genome shotgun sequence, one DNA window encodes the following:
- the NUMA1 gene encoding nuclear mitotic apparatus protein 1 isoform X2, with product MTLHATRAAALLSWVNSLRVADPVDAVPQLQDCSIFIKIVDSIHGTDEGQQILQQPVPERLDFVCSFLQKNRKHPSSPECLVSVQKVMEGSELELAKMTMLLLYHSTMSSKSPRDWDQFEYKIQAELAIILKFVLDHEDGLNLNEDLEKFLQKASVPSTCSSTISEELSPPSHQAKREVRFLELQKVASSSGNNFLSGSPASPMGDILQTPQFQMRRLKKQLADERNNRDELEMELAENRKLLTEKDAQIAMMQQRIDRLALLNEKQAASPLESRELEELRGKNESLTMRLHETLKQCQDLKTEKSQMDRKINQLSEENGDLSFKLREFASHLQQLQGALNELTEEHSRATQEWVEKQAHLEKELSTALQDKKCLEEKNEILQGKLSQLEEHLVRLRENPPREKGEVLGDVLQLETLKQEAATLAANNTQLQARVEALETERGQREAKLLAERGHFEEEKQQLAGLIAELQGSLSSLSQAKEELEQASQAQGAQLSAQVAMLTSELTTLNSTLQQQDQELADLKQQAKKEQAQLAQTLQQQEQASQGLRHQVEQLSSSLKQKEQQLEEATKEWEATRRDHAQQLATAAEEQEVSLRERDSALQQLEALEKEKATKLEVLQQQLQAASEARDSAQTSVTQAQREKAELSQKVEELHARVEAAHQEQCETQAQVAELKAQLRSEQQKATERERVAQEKGQLQEQVQALEESLKITKGSLEEEKRKATDTLEEQQRCISELEAEIRSLVEQHKQEQKELDEEKAGRKGLEARLQQLGEAHQAEMEALRRELAEAIASQREAESECEQLAKEVATWRERYEDSQQEEAQYGAMFQEQLMTLKEECEKARQELQEAKEKVAGIEAHSELQIGRQQSELAQLHANLARALQQVQEKEVRAQKLADDLSTLQEKMAATSKEVARLEALVRKAGEQQETASSELLKEPPRAGDRESEWLEEQQGRPFCSTQAALQAMEREAEQMGSELERLRAALMESQGQQQEERGQQEREVARLTQERGRAQADLALEKAAKAELEMRLQNALNEQRVEFASLQEALAHALMEKEGRDQELAKLRGQEATQRTELRELQQTVERLKKQLAKKEEECQQSLGTTSGEDVSGSGAQSKAAGKTERKGPELGDLQAEVSKLKQQCREHQEKASSLERSLESERTSRAEQAGALETLRVQLEEKAQELGHSQDTLASAQRELATLRTKAQDHSKAEDEWKAQVARGEQEAERKNSLISSLEEEVSILNRQVLEKEGESKELKRLVIAESEKSQKLEERLRLLQAETASNSARAAERSSALREEVQTLREEAEKQRVASESLRQELASQAERAEELGQELKAWQEKFFQKEQALSALQLEHTSTQALVSELLPAKHLCQQLQAEQAAAEKRHREELEQSKQAAGGLRAELMRAQRELGELVPLRQKVAEQERAAQQLRAEKASYAEQLSMLKKAHGLLAEENRGLGERASLGRQFLEVELDQAREKYGQELAAVRADAETRLAEMQREAQSTARELEVVTAKYEGAKVKVLEERQRFQEERQKLSAQVEQLEVFQREQTKQVEELSKKLADHDQASKAQQQKLKAQGGESQQEAQRLQAQLNELQAQLSQKEQAAEHYKLQMEKAKTHYDAKKQQNQELQEQLRGLEQLQKENKELRAEAERLSRELQQAGLKTKEAEQTCRHLTAQVRSLEAQVAHADQQLRDLGKFQVSTDALKSREPQAKPQLDLSIDSLDLSCEEGTPLTITSKLPRTQPDGTSIPGEPASPISQRLPPKVESLESLYFTPIPARGQAPLESSLDSLGDVFLDSGRKTRSARRRTTQIINITMTKKLDMEEPDSANSSFYSTQSAPASQAGPRATSSTQSLARLGSPDDGNSALLSLPGYRPTTRSSARRSQAGVSSGAPPGRNSFYMGTCQDEPEQLDDWNRIAELQQRNRVCPPHLKTCYPLESRPSLSLATITDEEMKTGDPRETLRRASMQPTQIAEGAGITTRQQRKRVSTEPHQGPGTPESKKATSCFPRPLTPRDRHEGRKQSTTEKKAAPAVVKQADRRQSMAFSILNTPKKLGNSLLRRGTSKKAPSKASPTTRSGTRRSPRIATTTASAATAAAMAAATATPRAKGKAKH from the exons GTGAACAGTCTGCGGGTGGCTGACCCCGTGGATGCTGTGCCGCAGCTGCAGGACTGCAGCATCTTCATCAAGATCGTTGACAGCAT CCACGGCACTGACGAGGGGCAGCAAATCCTGCAGCAGCCGGTGCCAGAGAGACTGGACTTTGTGTGCAGTTTTCTGCAGA AAAACCGAAAACATCCCTCTTCTCCAGAATGCTTGGTGTCAGTGCAGAAGGTCATGGAGGGGTCAGAGCTGGAACTGGCCAAG ATGACCATGCTGCTCTTATACCACTCCACCATGAGCTCCAAAAGTCCCAGGGACTGGGACCAATTTGAATATAAGATTCAG GCTGAGTTAGCCATCATTCTCAAATTTGTGCTGGACCATGAGGATGGGCTAAACCTGAATGAGGACCTAGAAAAATTCTTACAGAAAG CTTCCGTCCCTTCCACCTGTTCCAGCACCATCTCTGAAGAGCTCTCCCCACCCAGCCACCAGGCCAAGAGGGAGGTTCGCTTCCTAGAGCTGCAGAAGGTTGCCTCTTCCAGTGGGAACAA cttcctctcaGGTTCTCCAGCCTCCCCTATGGGCGACATCCTGCAGACCCCACAATTCCAGATGAGACGGCTGAAGAAGCAGCTTGCAGATGAGAGAAATAATAGAGATGAGCTGGAGATGGAGTTGGCTGAGAACCGCAAGCTCCTCACTGAGAAGG ATGCACAGATCGCCATGATGCAGCAGCGCATTGACCGCCTGGCTCTACTGAATGAGAAGCAGGCGGCCAGCCCACTGGAGTCCAGGGAGCTTGAGGAGCTCCGAGGCAAAAATGAGAG CCTCACCATGCGGCTCCATGAAACCCTGAAGCAGTGCCAGGACCTGAAGACAGAGAAGAGCCAGATGGATCGCAAAATTAACCAGCTTTCTGAGGAGAATGGGGACCTTTCCTTTAAG CTGCGGGAGTTTGCCAGTCACCTACAGCAACTACAGGGTGCCCTCAACGAACTGACAGAGGAGCACAGCAGGGCCACTCAGGAGTGGGTGGAGAAGCAGGCCCATCTCGAAAAGGAGCTCAGCACAGCCCTGCAGGACAAG AAATGCCttgaagagaagaatgaaatCCTTCAGGGAAAACTTTCACAGCTGGAAGAACATTTGGTCCGGCTGCGGGAGAACCCACCCCGGGAGAAGGGCGAGGTGCTGGGTGATGTCTTGCAG CTGGAAACCCTGAAGCAAGAAGCAGCCACTCTTGCTGCAAACAACACCCAGCTCCAAGCCAGGGTGGAGGCACTGGAGACGGAGCGGGGCCAGCGGGAAGCCAAGCTGCTTGCTGAGCGGGGCCactttgaagaagaaaagcagcagcttGCTGGCCTGATTGCCGAGCTGCAGGGCTCCCTGTCCAGCCTTAGCCAGGCCAAGGAAGAACTGGAGCAGGCCTCCCAGGCTCAGGGGGCTCAGTTGTCTGCTCAGGTGGCCATGTTGACCTCTGAGCTCACCACCCTTAATTCCACCCTCCAGCAGCAGGATCAAGAACTGGCTGACCTGAAGCAGCAGGCCAAAAAGGAGCAGGCCCAACTAGCACAGACCCTCCAGCAGCAAGAACAGGCCTCCCAGGGCCTGCGCCACCAGGTGGAGCAGCTGAGCAGCAGCCTaaagcagaaggagcagcagtTGGAGGAAGCCACCAAGGAGTGGGAGGCAACCAGGCGTGACCATGCCCAGCAACTGGCCACTGCTGCTGAGGAGCAGGAGGTCTCCTTAAGGGAGAGGGACTCGGCCCTCCAGCAGCTAGAGGCATTGGAGAAAGAGAAGGCTACCAAGCTAGAGGTCCTGCAACAGCAACTTCAGGCTGCCAGTGAAGCCCGGGACAGTGCCCAGACCTCAGTGACACAGGCCCAGCGGGAGAAGGCAGAGCTGAGCCAAAAGGTTGAGGAACTCCATGCCCGTGTTGAGGCAGCCCACCAGGAGCAGTGTGAAACCCAGGCCCAGGTGGCAGAGCTAAAGGCCCAGCTGAGGTCTGAACAGCAAAAAGCAACCGAGAGAGAAAGGGTGGCCCAGGAGAAGGGCCAGCTCCAGGAGCAGGTCCAGGCCCTTGAGGAGTCCTTGAAGATCACCAAAGGCAGCCTTGAAGAGGAGAAGCGCAAGGCCACAGACACCCTGGAAGAGCAGCAGCGTTGTATCTCTGAGCTTGAGGCAGAGATCCGGAGCCTGGTGGAGCAGCATAAGCAGGAACAGAAGGAGCTGGACGAAGAGAAGGCTGGGCGCAAGGGGCTGGAGGCCCGATTACAGCAGCTTGGGGAGGCCCATCAGGCCGAGATGGAAGCCTTGCGGCGAGAGCTGGCAGAGGCCATAGCCTCCCAACGTGAGGCTGAGAGTGAGTGTGAGCAGCTTGCCAAGGAGGTGGCCACCTGGCGTGAGCGGTATGAGGATAGCCAGCAAGAGGAAGCACAGTATGGTGCCATGTTCCAGGAACAGCTGATGACCCTGAAGGAGGAATGTGAGAAGGCCCGCCAAGAACTGCAGGAGGCAAAGGAGAAGGTGGCAGGGATAGAGGCCCACAGCGAGCTCCAGATAGGCCGGCAGCAGAGTGAGCTAGCACAGCTCCATGCCAACCTGGCCAGAGCCCTCCAGCAGGTCCAGGAGAAGGAGGTCAGGGCCCAGAAGCTTGCAGATGACCTTTCCACTCTGCAGGAGAAGATGGCTGCCACCAGCAAGGAGGTGGCCCGCCTGGAGGCCTTGGTGCGCAAGGCAGGTGAGCAGCAGGAAACAGCCTCCAGTGAGCTACTCAAGGAACCCCCGAGGGCAGGAGACAGAGAGTCAGAGTGGCTGGAAGAGCAGCAAGGACGCCCGTTCTGTAGCACGCAGGCTGCGCTGCAGGCCATGGAGCGTGAGGCAGAGCAAATGGGCAGTGAGCTGGAGAGGCTGCGGGCTGCGCTGATGGAGAGCCAGGGACAGCAGCAGGAGGAGCGTgggcagcaggagagggaggtggcGCGGCTGACCCAGGAGCGGGGCCGGGCCCAAGCCGATCTTGCCCTGGAGAAGGCAGCCAAGGCAGAGCTTGAGATGCGGCTGCAGAATGCCCTCAATGAGCAGCGTGTGGAATTTGCTAGCCTACAAGAGGCACTGGCCCATGCCCTgatggaaaaggaagggagagaccAGGAGTTGGCCAAGCTTCGTGGGCAGGAGGCAACCCAGAGAACAGAGCTGAGGGAGCTTCAGCAAACTGTGGAGCGACTGAAGAAACAGCTggccaagaaagaggaggagtgCCAACAGTCTCTAGGGACGACCAGTGGAGAAGACGTTTCTGGGTCAGGGGCCCAGTCTAAGGCTGCTGGAAAGACTGAGCGGAAAGGCCCTGAGCTGGGGGATCTACAGGCAGAGGTGAGCAAGCTGAAGCAGCAGTGCCGGGAGCATCAGGAGAAGGCCTCCAGCCTGGAGCGCAGCCTAGAGTCTGAGCGCACCTCCCGCGCTGAGCAGGCCGGTGCTTTGGAGACTTTGCGGGTCCAGTTGGAGGAGAAGGCCCAGGAGCTAGGGCACAGTCAGGACACCTTAGCTTCAGCCCAAAGGGAGCTGGCCACCCTCCGCACCAAGGCCCAAGACCATAGCAAAGCTGAGGATGAGTGGAAGGCCCAGGTGGCCCGGGGCGAGCAGGAGGCTGAGAGAAAGAACAGTCTCATCAGCAGCTTGGAGGAGGAGGTGTCCATCCTGAATCGCCAGGTCCTAGAGAAGGAGGGCGAGAGCAAGGAGTTGAAGCGGCTGGTTATAGCTGAGTCAGAGAAgagccagaagctggaagagaggcTGCGCCTGCTCCAGGCAGAGACAGCCAGCAACAGTGCCAGAGCTGCGGAACGCAGTTCTGCTCTGCGGGAGGAGGTCCAGACCCTccgggaagaggcagagaaacagcGGGTAGCTTCAGAGAGCCTGCGGCAGGAGCTGGCCTCGCAGGCAGAGCGAGCGGAGGAGCTGGGCCAAGAATTGAAGGCATGGCAGGAGAAGTTCTTCCAGAAGGAGCAGGCCCTCTCTGCCCTGCAGCTCGAGCACACCAGCACACAGGCCCTGGTGAGTGAGTTGCTGCCTGCTAAGCACCTGTGCCAGCAGCTGCAGGCTGAGCAGGCAGCTGCTGAGAAACGCCATCGTGAGGAGCTGGAGCAAAGCAAGCAGGCAGCGGGAGGGCTGCGGGCAGAGCTGATGCGGGCCCAGCGGGAGCTGGGGGAGCTGGTGCCCCTGCGGCAGAAGGTAGCAGAGCAAGAGCGAGCAGCCCAGCAGCTACGCGCAGAGAAGGCCAGCTACGCAGAGCAGCTGAGCATGCTGAAGAAGGCTCATGGCCTGCTGGCGGAGGAGAACCGGGGGCTGGGTGAGAGAGCCAGCCTCGGCCGGCAGTTTCTGGAAGTGGAGCTGGACCAGGCCCGGGAGAAGTATGGCCAAGAACTGGCAGCTGTGCGTGCTGATGCTGAGACCCGTCTGGCTGAGATGCAGCGGGAAGCACAGAGCACTGCTCGGGAGCTGGAGGTGGTGACTGCCAAGTATGAGGGTGCCAAGGTCAAGGTCCTGGAGGAGAGGCAGCGGTTCCAGGAAGAGAGGCAGAAACTCAGTGCCCAG GTGGAGCAGCTAGAGGTATTTCAGAGAGAGCAAACTAAGCAG gtggAAGAACTGAGTAAGAAGCTAGCTGACCACGACCAGGCCAGCAAGGCGCAGCAGCAGAAGCTGAAG gcccagggaggtgagagCCAGCAAGAGGCCCAACGCCTCCAGGCCCAGCTGAATGAGCTGCAGGCCCAGTTGAGCCAGAAGGAGCAGGCAGCTGAGCACTACAAGCTGCAG atggagaaagccaagaCCCATTATGATGCCAAGAAGCAGCAGAACCAAGAGCTTCAGGAGCAGCTGCGGGGCCTGGAGCAGCtgcagaaggaaaacaaggagCTGCGGGCTGAAGCCGAACGGCTGAGCCGTGAGCTGCAGCAGGCCGGGCTGAAGACCAAGGAGGCTGAACAGACCTGCCGCCATCTTACTGCCCAGGTGCGCAGCCTGGAAGCACAG GTTGCCCACGCAGACCAGCAGCTTCGGGACCTAGGCAAGTTCCAGGTGTCGACTGACGCCTTAAAGAGCCGGGAGCCCCAGGCTAAGCCTCAACTGGACTTGAGTATTGACAGCCTGGATCTGAGCTGTGAGGAGGGGACCCCACTCACTATTACCAG CAAGCTGCCTCGTACCCAGCCAGACGGTACCAGCATCCCTGGAGAGCCAGCCTCGCCCATCTCCCAGCGCCTACCCCCCAAGGTAGAATCCCTGGAGAGTCTCTACTTCACCCCCATCCCTGCTCGGGGTCAGGCCCCCCTGGAGAGCAGCCTGGACTCCCTGGGGGATGTCTTCCTGGACTCAGGCCGGAAGACCCGTTCCGCTCGTCGGCGCACCACGCAAATCATCAACATCACCATGACCAAG AAGCTAGACATGGAGGAGCCAGACAGCGCCAACTCATCCTTCTATAGCACACAGTCTGCCCCTGCTTCTCAGGCTGGCCCACGAGCCACCTCTTCTACCCAGTCTCTAGCCCGCCTGGGCTCTCCGGACGATGGCAACTCAGCTCTGCTCAGCCTGCCTGGCTACCGGCCCACCACTCGCAGTTCTGCTCGTCGCTCCCAGGCTGGAGTGTCCAGTGGGGCCCCTCCAG GAAGGAACAGCTTCTACATGGGCACTTGCCAGGATGAGCCCGAGCAGCTGGACGACTGGAACCGAATTGCAGAGTTACAGCAGCGCAATCGAGTCTGCCCTCCGCACTTGAAGACCTGCTATCCCCTGGAGTCCAGG CCTTCCCTGAGCTTGGCTACCATCACAGATGAGGAGATGAAAACTGGTGACCCTCGGGAGACCCTGCGCCGAGCCAGCATGCAGCCAACCCAGATAGCTGAGGGCGCTGGCATCACCACCCGGCAGCAACGCAAACGAGTCTCAACAGAGCCGCACCAGGGCCCTGGCACCCCCGAG TCTAAGAAGGCCACCAGCTGTTTCCCACGCCCCCTGACTCCCCGGGACCGACATGAAGGGCGCAAACAGAGCactacagagaagaaagcagcTCCAGCTGTTGTTAAACAG GCCGACCGCCGCCAGTCAATGGCCTTCAGCATCCTCAACACGCCCAAGAAGCTCGGGAATAGCCTTCTGCGGAGGGGAACCTCAAAGAAAGCCCCATCCAAGGCCTCCCCGACCACCCGCAGTGGAACCCGCCGCTCTCCTCGCATCGCCACCACCACAGCCAgcgctgccactgctgctgccatggctgctgccactgccaccccTCGGGCCAAGGGCAAG gcAAAGCACTAA